From Patescibacteria group bacterium, a single genomic window includes:
- a CDS encoding zinc metalloprotease translates to MLLTAFVFLLILSLLVLIHEFGHFIMAKKFNIKVEEFGYGLPPRLWGKKIGETIYSINWLPIGGFVKLYGEDEAGAGAVKIPQSKLPKKNLDRAFFTRPVRQRAAVVVAGVVMNVLLAIFIYYIFLGISGFKTNIPLFPGTKDFTFIGANQEVKVKSFIINNIAPNSPAEKAGLTGCSEKSCLAITKVNGEPIKDIKSFTNFIQEHKGEKLRFEFTDLITGEKMEKVIIPRENPPKDQGALGIQFSADEYFVVRYDTFTQRLVSGIVHPLSLFIYQFDLLKKLVAISIQERSAEPLGTAVSGPVGIISVVGDIGKFPEIKERILGWLNLAGMLSISLAFFNILPIPALDGGRLFFILIEGISGRKINPKYEALAHTVGMALLLTLILLVTFKDIFQFLL, encoded by the coding sequence ATGCTCCTTACTGCTTTTGTTTTTTTACTTATACTTTCATTACTTGTTCTTATTCATGAATTTGGTCATTTTATAATGGCAAAAAAGTTCAATATCAAGGTCGAAGAATTTGGTTACGGACTCCCACCTAGATTATGGGGCAAAAAAATAGGCGAGACTATTTATTCTATTAATTGGCTTCCGATAGGAGGATTTGTAAAGCTTTATGGTGAGGATGAGGCAGGAGCTGGAGCAGTCAAAATACCACAATCCAAACTACCCAAGAAAAATCTTGATCGAGCTTTTTTTACACGTCCGGTAAGACAACGCGCTGCGGTAGTAGTTGCTGGAGTAGTCATGAATGTTTTATTGGCAATTTTCATTTATTATATTTTTCTGGGTATTTCAGGTTTTAAGACAAATATTCCGCTTTTTCCAGGTACAAAGGATTTTACTTTTATTGGTGCTAATCAAGAGGTAAAAGTAAAAAGTTTTATTATTAATAATATTGCTCCCAATTCTCCAGCAGAAAAAGCAGGTCTAACAGGCTGTTCCGAAAAAAGTTGTCTGGCAATTACAAAAGTTAATGGAGAGCCTATAAAAGACATTAAATCCTTCACTAATTTCATTCAAGAGCACAAGGGCGAAAAGTTACGCTTTGAATTTACAGATTTAATAACAGGTGAAAAGATGGAGAAAGTTATAATTCCTCGTGAGAATCCTCCGAAGGATCAAGGAGCGTTAGGTATTCAGTTTAGCGCGGATGAATATTTTGTGGTAAGGTACGATACATTCACTCAACGTTTGGTTTCAGGGATAGTTCATCCTTTGAGCCTTTTTATCTATCAATTTGATTTACTCAAAAAGCTGGTTGCAATATCAATCCAAGAAAGAAGTGCTGAGCCTTTGGGAACTGCTGTCTCTGGTCCTGTTGGGATTATAAGCGTCGTGGGTGATATTGGTAAATTTCCTGAGATCAAGGAGAGAATCTTAGGGTGGTTAAATTTAGCTGGTATGCTTTCCATATCACTTGCCTTTTTTAATATTCTTCCGATTCCTGCTCTTGATGGCGGACGTCTATTTTTTATTCTGATTGAGGGTATAAGTGGTAGAAAGATTAACCCTAAGTACGAGGCTCTAGCACATACTGTAGGAATGGCTTTACTTTTGACATTGATTCTTCTGGTTACATTTAAGGATATTTTCCAATTCTTACTCTAG
- a CDS encoding 30S ribosomal protein S2, with translation MKNITLEELLEAGCHFGHQVTRQNPKAREYIFEARDNIHIIDLAKTKEGLDEAASYVFNLAKKGGTMIILGTKRQAESVVRENAQRVKDAGANGLYFVTNRWVGGLLTNFQEVSKNFKRLKELTEILHNPSEKARFTKKELSLLEKERAKLESFYWGVQEMNKIPDAVFIIDTHLEQLAVKEARAMGVTTVGITDTNADPTIIDYPIPANDDAVGSIKLIVDHIVDAWIEGKVGTEAVKKTASKPESGKETDSSSKEKKKAQESSKATDKAIAKDKKAVEKEIEKKENEKIKSPNSKGKSTSKNSKVEKTSKNSK, from the coding sequence ATGAAAAATATTACTCTTGAAGAATTATTAGAGGCAGGATGTCATTTTGGACATCAAGTCACACGCCAGAACCCCAAAGCTCGTGAATACATCTTTGAAGCTCGCGATAATATCCATATTATTGACTTGGCAAAGACAAAAGAAGGACTCGATGAGGCAGCCTCTTATGTATTCAACCTTGCAAAAAAGGGTGGTACAATGATCATCCTGGGTACAAAACGTCAGGCAGAATCAGTGGTACGCGAAAACGCACAGAGGGTAAAGGATGCTGGCGCTAATGGTCTCTATTTTGTCACTAATAGATGGGTGGGAGGACTTCTGACCAATTTTCAAGAAGTCTCCAAAAACTTCAAACGACTTAAAGAGCTTACTGAGATTTTGCATAATCCTTCCGAAAAAGCTCGATTTACAAAAAAAGAACTATCTCTTTTGGAAAAAGAAAGAGCAAAACTGGAAAGTTTCTATTGGGGAGTACAGGAGATGAACAAAATCCCTGATGCAGTCTTTATTATCGATACTCATTTGGAACAATTAGCAGTTAAGGAAGCACGTGCAATGGGTGTCACAACAGTTGGTATTACAGATACTAATGCAGATCCAACGATAATTGATTATCCAATTCCTGCTAATGATGATGCTGTAGGATCTATAAAACTTATTGTGGATCATATTGTTGATGCCTGGATTGAGGGGAAAGTGGGAACTGAGGCTGTGAAGAAAACAGCATCAAAGCCAGAATCTGGGAAAGAGACAGATTCTTCATCCAAAGAAAAGAAAAAAGCCCAAGAATCATCAAAAGCGACAGATAAGGCAATAGCAAAAGATAAGAAAGCAGTGGAAAAAGAGATAGAGAAAAAAGAGAATGAAAAAATTAAAAGTCCAAACTCAAAAGGAAAAAGCACATCTAAAAATTCAAAGGTCGAAAAAACCAGTAAAAATTCAAAATAA
- the tsf gene encoding elongation factor Ts, with amino-acid sequence MDLKNMKQANIELLKKLRSETSASIADCRVALEETNNDYEKAKEWLKKRGLEKAEKKTDRVTSQGIVDCYIHHGGKVGVLLVLLCETDFVAKTDEFKHLAKELGMQIAAMNPKTVEELYKQEYIRDTSMTVSELIKSVIGKLGENITLREFTRYEI; translated from the coding sequence ATGGATTTAAAAAATATGAAACAAGCGAATATAGAACTTCTTAAAAAACTTCGATCAGAAACATCAGCCTCTATTGCTGATTGCAGGGTGGCACTTGAGGAGACAAATAATGATTATGAGAAAGCTAAAGAATGGCTTAAGAAACGTGGCTTGGAAAAAGCAGAAAAGAAAACTGATCGCGTAACATCTCAGGGTATTGTTGATTGCTATATACATCATGGAGGAAAAGTAGGTGTTCTTCTTGTGCTACTTTGTGAAACAGATTTTGTGGCTAAGACAGATGAATTTAAACATCTTGCGAAAGAGTTGGGTATGCAGATTGCTGCCATGAATCCTAAAACTGTTGAAGAACTCTATAAACAGGAGTATATTCGTGATACATCAATGACTGTTTCAGAACTTATAAAAAGTGTTATTGGTAAACTAGGAGAGAATATCACTCTGCGGGAATTTACCCGTTATGAAATTTGA
- the frr gene encoding ribosome-recycling factor, which yields MQDVLRNLTEQIQKVLDLIKHDLGTMRTGRAAPSLVENIPIVTYGGSTKLKVLELATISASDPQTLVITPFDQSTREDIRKGILESGAGLNPVDDGRVIRITIPPLSQERREELTKLMRHKLENGRIMIRQARHDAMTEIKKMHEEKMISDDDMHRLEKEVQKIIDETMETIDSMGKQKEEELMQI from the coding sequence ATGCAGGACGTTTTGAGAAATCTAACGGAACAAATTCAGAAGGTACTTGATTTGATTAAACACGATCTTGGTACTATGCGCACTGGTAGAGCAGCTCCGAGTCTTGTAGAGAATATCCCTATTGTCACATATGGCGGATCGACAAAATTGAAGGTTTTAGAGCTAGCAACAATTTCAGCAAGTGATCCTCAGACATTAGTTATTACTCCATTTGATCAATCTACACGTGAAGATATCCGCAAGGGTATTTTGGAATCAGGAGCCGGTTTAAATCCAGTTGATGATGGTCGTGTTATTCGTATTACTATTCCGCCCCTTTCTCAAGAGAGGCGTGAGGAGCTTACAAAATTAATGCGTCATAAATTAGAAAATGGCAGAATTATGATCCGTCAAGCTAGACACGATGCGATGACAGAGATAAAAAAGATGCATGAGGAAAAAATGATCTCAGATGATGATATGCACCGTCTTGAAAAAGAAGTACAGAAAATAATTGATGAGACAATGGAAACAATTGATTCAATGGGTAAACAAAAAGAAGAAGAATTAATGCAAATATAA